In the genome of bacterium, the window GCTGCCTTATTTACCCGGTCAGTTTGGAAAGCATATTCCCCTGGCAACAAGTTCATATTTTATACACCACAGAGTGGTGTTCTTTTGACCGGTTGTTGGTTAATTCCTATCTAAAATCAATTAGATAAGTGACAATATTCAGCTCAATCAAGCACATAGCATAACCAGGTCGAACACGAAACAGACCTCACCCAATAATGCTTAAGTAACTACTTAATTTTATTGGATGATCAAGCATCACTGGTACATTGTTAAGGTATTCATCCGGGTATAAATAAAAAAGGTATAAAATTTGCTTGTACAATCTGCAAACATCAAAGAGATTTTATGATTAATCATTGGGTAGAAAAATATGTTTGCCGAAGTTCATAAAATTAATGTAAATAACCGCATGTTATCGAGTTTATTGCGAAAGAGAGGTACTTCATAGGAAGGTAATCATCCATATCCTTCCTCGCCAAATCCTTCAGGAGGATAGGTAAGGGGGAGCGGTTACACAGGAGGTTCTTGGAACTTATCAGAAGATTGGTCGTAGGTATTGAGCCGTCACTCTTGCGAAACCATGTAGTTGAAGCTTGCATCCTTGAGGTTACATCTTATGTTTGATTACATAGAAAAACACTATTCAAGACTTTACCTTCTGGTTTTCTCAATCGACTTCCTTGTCCTATTATCTGCCGCGCTTATAGCCTTTCGAGTAAATGGTAACTTTGGGAATAATGCTGAACACCTGAAGTATGCCTACCTGGGCTTTATCTACTCAGCTATCTTTGTCTTCATCAGCCAGATAATGCTTTTTGTCAACGAGCTTTACTCTCTGGAGAAAAAATATCAAAAGAAGTGGTTGATATTCCGATGCATTCTCTCTTTTTCCTTAGTCTCCGTGGGCCTTTATTTTCTCCTGAGCAATGTCATGCACTATTCTAATTGCTTTATTATTTCCATGATAGCCTGCGGATCCATCTTGTGCTGGAGACTCATATTCTACTGGATTGTTCCCAAAATCAATATTCAGCAAAGGATACTGTTTCTGGGGACCGATGAATTGAGCAGAATGGCGGTACGGGAAATATTAGCTGATGATAATCCTCAATTCAAGGTGGTCGGATTTGTCGGGGACGATCCCGGTCTGGTGGGAAAACGTATTGCCAATCAGAAAGTTTTGGGAACAATCGAAGACCTTGATGTCATAATTCAAAAAGAAAAAGTGGAAAAGCTCATTATCTCCCTTCCCCATGACCGGAAAGAATTTCCCGCCGAAGATCTTATCAGGTGTAAATTTAAAGGCATCGAAATTATGCAGTTGCATACCTTCTATGAAAGGTTAAGGGGGAAGATCCTGATTGATGGTCTGCATCCAAGCTGGCTGATATTTGCACAGGGATTTAAAAAGAACAATTGGATAAAATGGGAGAAAAGAATTCTCGATATCTCTCTTTCCTTGATTGGTTTATTGATTACCCTGCCCATTTCGCTTATCACAGCCTTACTTATTAAGCTAGAATCGGACGGCCCGGTTATTTACCAGCAGGAGAGAGTCGGTGATAACGGCAAAGTTTTCAGGATCTTTAAATTCAGATCAATGAGGATAGATGCAGAAAAAGATAGCGGCCCGATCTGGGCGGGAGAAAATGATCCTCGCATCACCCAGGTTGGAAGATTCATCCGTAAGGTGCGCATCGATGAAATACCTCAAATGATCAATGTGCTCAAGGGCGATATGAGCTTTGTTGGTCCCCGCCCTGAACGGCCGCATTTTGTTGAGATGTTGACCAACAGCATTCCCTATTATAATCAGAGACACTCGGTCAAACCTGGTATAACCGGATGGGCTGCTGTCAATTACAGCTATGGAGCTTCGGTTGAGGATGCTGTTCAAAAATTGCAGTATGATCTTTATTATATAAAAAACATGTCGATCTTTCTTGACCTGGTTACTATCCTCAAGACTGTTGCTACGGTATGCGGAAGAAAAGGATCGAGATAGGAATTAGTTTTTAGGAATTGGTTTTAATGGTAAGATTAATTCGAGGGTAAGATCGCAGAGATATATGGACAGCGAAAACCCCGGACTTTCAGGCCGGGGTTTTCGCTGCGCTGTCTGCTCAAAATCGGTGTTCAATCGGTTATCCACCTTTATTCATCCACTTCGTAAGTGAGCGCATATTTTTCTATAAGCTCATAGACTGTAGACCTGGCAATGCCTAAGCTTTTTGAGACCTTTGTCAGATTCCCTTTGTGTTTCTCAAGGCTGTACTGAAGCATTTCTTTTTCTACTTTTTCTCGGGCTTCTTTCAGCGTTATTTCCATTTTGCCCGCTTCTTCATGATCACAGCCTATCCCCAGGTCTTCTGGTTTGATATACTTATCAGTCGATAAAACCAATGCTCTTTTAATCTTGTTTTCCAATTCCCTGATATTGCCAGGCCATTGGTAGGCTTTCATTATCCTGATTGATTCGGCAGTCAGCTTCTTTGGGCTTTCTCCCATGTCCTGGGCATACTTTTCAAGGAGGTGAGTTGCAATAAGAACGATGTCATCCTCTCTCTCCCGCAATGGAGGTAACTCAAGAGTTATTCCATTCAGCCGGTAATAAATGTCTTCACGGAAGTTTCCCTTGAGTATTTCCTGCTCCAGGTCCTTATTACTTGCGGAAATGATCCGTACATCGACTGTTATAAATTCAACTCCACCAAGTCGTTGAATTTTTTTTTCCTGCAGGAACCTCAGCAGCTTGGCCTGCAAGCTCAAGGGTAATTCCGCTATTTCATCGAAAAAGAGAGTCCCTTCGTGAGCAAGCTCAACCTTTCCGATTTTTTGACTTTTGGCATCGGTGAAAGCTCCCTTTTCATGACCGAACAATTCACTCTCCAGCAGAGTCTCCGGGATCGCTCCGGAATCGATAGGAATAAAGGGTTGAGCAGCCCTTTGGCTTAAGTTATGAATTGCCCGGGCTATCAATTCCTTTCCTGTTCCACTTTCTCCATGGATGAAGATGGCAATATCGGTTTTTGCCACTCTTCTGGCCAGACTGATAACCTTTCTGATCTTTTGGCAATTGCCGAGAATACCAAACAATTTCCCATCCTCATCGAATTGCGATTGTAACCGTTTATTTTCAATCTCAAGTTCCCTGATATACAGGGCGCGTTTTAAGATGATCTTCAGTTCGCTCAGGTCTACAGGCTTGACGTAGTAATCGTAGGCTCCAAGCCTGAGAGCATTCAGAGCGCTTTCTTTGCCTTCACTGCCGGTTACCATGATAATTTTGACATAGGGATCAATGGCCAGAATTTCTTCAAGGACCTTGAATCCCTTTTCGTGATTATCATGTGTGGACAGGTTTAAATCAAGGGTTATGATGTCCGGCCTCTGTCCATGAAACTTTTTTAAAGCCTCGCGGTCAGTGTGGGCTGTCTGGACTTCATACTCACTGCTTAATCCCCATTGAATCTGCTTGCAGATGTATTCTTCATCATCAACTATGAGAAGTTTCGGCTTGCTCATTTCTTGCTCCAGATCATGACAGGAAATTAACGTTAGGACAAGAGATCTTCAGTTAATTTACTGATACCTTACTTCTTCGCTGGCAGGTATATTCTAAACAGGGCTCCTGATCCCTCTTCGCTCTCCACTTCTATCTTCCCCTGATGGGCTGCGACAATCGCTTTACATTGGTAGAGGCCAATACCCAGCCCTCGTTTTTTGGTTGTCTGAAAAGGTTTGAATAATTTTTCCTTCAGAAATTCACGGGGTATGCCAGGCCCGTTATCCTTTACCTCAATGACAATGTCTCCATTTTGGGTAAAAGTCGAAACCGAGACAATTCCGCCATCCGGTATGGATTCCTGGGCATTGATAATAAGGTTGCGGATAACACTTTGAATTTTTTCCGGATCTAAATTGACCATAGGCAACTTGCCGTAGTTTTCGATTATCGTAATCCCGTTCTTGCATGATTTGATCTTCTCGATGGTATCTTTCGATAATTCAGACAGATTACAGGGTATCTTATTGAGCAGTATTTCCCTGGGCAGACTGGACATCTTGGCCATGAATTCCTTCATGTTTTCTATCGTTTTTGAAATGGTCAGCAAGACGTCCCGTTGAAATTCAGGATTATCCATATTTTGGGCAGCATTCTGGACAATCAGGGAGAGCATCGAAACGTAATTTTTCAAATCATGGAGAACAAATGATGAGACCCTGTTCATAAGCTCCATTTCACGGGCAAGTCCGAGACGCTCTGCCAGCTTAATCTTTAAGATGCCATTGGCCACCTGATGGCACATGGTTTTCAGGATATCGAAATCTTCATAATTATAAACCGCTCCGGTAACTTCCTCCCCCAGGGTCATAAAGCCGATAAGATCATCTTTGACCATCAAGGGTGTTACTGTACAAATTTTATATCGGTTAAAGAATTTCCTGTGGGCATGATACAGCTCTTCGGCCTTATGATCTTCTGTTTTGGGAACAAGAGAAAAAGGGCCGGCTTTTTCCTTGAGATATCCAATTAAAGGATGATCCAGGCTCACGAACATTTCAGATTCCGGCAGATGGAGATAACGGGAAGCAGAAAGATGAAATTTTTTATCTTCATCATCAAAAAGCCAGATCGATACCTCGCTTACGCACATTGTTTCAGCGATAAGATCGATAGACCGGGCTAATAACTCCTTAATCTCAACCACGGAACTGATTCTGTTGGTCAGCTCGATCCATTCAAACCGATAGTCATACTTATTCTTATAAAAATGTCTGTCGATATACCTTTTGAGCACGGTCCAGTTCTTTTTAGACAGGCAGATGGCTGCCAGGGCCATAAGGCTTGACAGAACAAAGACCGGATAAAATAATTGATTAAAACCGAGTCCCAGGATTTTCACCAATTCACCGATGAACCCAACCATAATGAGATAGAGACTGATTGTCAGCAGGGTAAACGATCCATAAAATACCTGCCGTGAGATGAAAATATCAATATGCATGAGTCGATGCCTGATAAAGCTGTAGGCGAGCAGGCCGGAGCAGAATAAAATGACTGATGATCCGACAGGCAGATATGACACGTACATGAGACGAAAAAGCAATGCCCTGCTGATAATGTATATGAAATAGCTGAAGGCAGCAAATATGGCGATAATGCTGTACTTGATTTGCCACCTTTGAGCTCCCTGGGAATTTCGATAAATTGCCTCCAGGTTGACCAGAATAAAAGCAATGGTCACTAAGAGAAAAAGGGTGAAAAGCCTGCCTGCGACTCTCAGGAGAACGAAATCATACCGGCTGCTCTGAAAATCCGGCAGGCTGATGAAGCGGTTTGAAGGAACGAAAATGAGAAAGCAAAATGCCACGATGTATACGGCCGCCAGAAAAAATTTATGCTTTTTCGGTATTGTCTCATAGCTGGCCTTGGCAAAAACCAGACTGAATAAAGACCAGTTGGGCGGTATAAGGCAGCATCCCACTAAGCTGATGCGTGCCCAAAATAGTAATCCACCGGGATGAGATGAATTCAAGGCCATGAAATTGCCAAACTCCATAATGCTCACGCTCGTCGCGGCAAGAGCAAAGGCTTTATTCTGCAACCTGTCATGGCCTTGATGAAGGACGAAAAGGGCCAGCCCAAAAGTAAACAGGCAGCTCATAAGTGTTGGAATGGAATAATAATTCATGGCATTCTCAGCATATAGACTGGAATGATGGCTTCAACCCTGCTTATTCTCACCTGGTCATTTCCCTTAACAAC includes:
- a CDS encoding TIGR03013 family XrtA/PEP-CTERM system glycosyltransferase; its protein translation is MFDYIEKHYSRLYLLVFSIDFLVLLSAALIAFRVNGNFGNNAEHLKYAYLGFIYSAIFVFISQIMLFVNELYSLEKKYQKKWLIFRCILSFSLVSVGLYFLLSNVMHYSNCFIISMIACGSILCWRLIFYWIVPKINIQQRILFLGTDELSRMAVREILADDNPQFKVVGFVGDDPGLVGKRIANQKVLGTIEDLDVIIQKEKVEKLIISLPHDRKEFPAEDLIRCKFKGIEIMQLHTFYERLRGKILIDGLHPSWLIFAQGFKKNNWIKWEKRILDISLSLIGLLITLPISLITALLIKLESDGPVIYQQERVGDNGKVFRIFKFRSMRIDAEKDSGPIWAGENDPRITQVGRFIRKVRIDEIPQMINVLKGDMSFVGPRPERPHFVEMLTNSIPYYNQRHSVKPGITGWAAVNYSYGASVEDAVQKLQYDLYYIKNMSIFLDLVTILKTVATVCGRKGSR
- the prsR gene encoding PEP-CTERM-box response regulator transcription factor, yielding MSKPKLLIVDDEEYICKQIQWGLSSEYEVQTAHTDREALKKFHGQRPDIITLDLNLSTHDNHEKGFKVLEEILAIDPYVKIIMVTGSEGKESALNALRLGAYDYYVKPVDLSELKIILKRALYIRELEIENKRLQSQFDEDGKLFGILGNCQKIRKVISLARRVAKTDIAIFIHGESGTGKELIARAIHNLSQRAAQPFIPIDSGAIPETLLESELFGHEKGAFTDAKSQKIGKVELAHEGTLFFDEIAELPLSLQAKLLRFLQEKKIQRLGGVEFITVDVRIISASNKDLEQEILKGNFREDIYYRLNGITLELPPLREREDDIVLIATHLLEKYAQDMGESPKKLTAESIRIMKAYQWPGNIRELENKIKRALVLSTDKYIKPEDLGIGCDHEEAGKMEITLKEAREKVEKEMLQYSLEKHKGNLTKVSKSLGIARSTVYELIEKYALTYEVDE
- the prsK gene encoding XrtA/PEP-CTERM system histidine kinase PrsK, which produces MSCLFTFGLALFVLHQGHDRLQNKAFALAATSVSIMEFGNFMALNSSHPGGLLFWARISLVGCCLIPPNWSLFSLVFAKASYETIPKKHKFFLAAVYIVAFCFLIFVPSNRFISLPDFQSSRYDFVLLRVAGRLFTLFLLVTIAFILVNLEAIYRNSQGAQRWQIKYSIIAIFAAFSYFIYIISRALLFRLMYVSYLPVGSSVILFCSGLLAYSFIRHRLMHIDIFISRQVFYGSFTLLTISLYLIMVGFIGELVKILGLGFNQLFYPVFVLSSLMALAAICLSKKNWTVLKRYIDRHFYKNKYDYRFEWIELTNRISSVVEIKELLARSIDLIAETMCVSEVSIWLFDDEDKKFHLSASRYLHLPESEMFVSLDHPLIGYLKEKAGPFSLVPKTEDHKAEELYHAHRKFFNRYKICTVTPLMVKDDLIGFMTLGEEVTGAVYNYEDFDILKTMCHQVANGILKIKLAERLGLAREMELMNRVSSFVLHDLKNYVSMLSLIVQNAAQNMDNPEFQRDVLLTISKTIENMKEFMAKMSSLPREILLNKIPCNLSELSKDTIEKIKSCKNGITIIENYGKLPMVNLDPEKIQSVIRNLIINAQESIPDGGIVSVSTFTQNGDIVIEVKDNGPGIPREFLKEKLFKPFQTTKKRGLGIGLYQCKAIVAAHQGKIEVESEEGSGALFRIYLPAKK